The Desulfonatronovibrio hydrogenovorans DSM 9292 genome includes a window with the following:
- the cbiQ gene encoding cobalt ECF transporter T component CbiQ yields the protein MSERAFTSRAGVLHHLDPRIKLVSLMILAFSYSYLSNLMLLGVMGIATILLWTISGLSASFVLKKLKFPSLIIIGLVLSLPFISGETILMDLGVITLKQEGLVSAIIIGTRFLCIISTALIVFNTTPVLDYIKAMRAMKLPWILADMIFLVFRYLQVIGDDFKRMKASMQVRGFDGNRFSLQTLRTIAWLSGGLLVRSFERSDWIYRSMRTRGYGNRKVSNHDFQAGRIDLISLAGVILLASGLVIFQLLLGN from the coding sequence TTGTCAGAAAGGGCATTTACTTCTCGGGCCGGAGTACTGCACCACCTGGACCCCAGGATTAAGCTGGTCAGCCTGATGATCCTGGCCTTTTCCTACTCATATTTAAGCAATCTGATGCTTCTGGGTGTCATGGGAATTGCCACCATCCTTTTGTGGACTATTTCCGGGTTGTCCGCCTCCTTTGTTCTGAAAAAGCTAAAATTCCCGTCTTTGATCATTATAGGCCTTGTACTCTCTTTGCCATTCATCAGTGGAGAAACCATCCTCATGGATCTGGGAGTGATAACTCTTAAGCAGGAAGGACTGGTTTCAGCCATTATTATCGGGACAAGATTTCTGTGCATCATCTCCACGGCCCTGATTGTTTTTAACACCACCCCTGTTCTGGACTACATCAAAGCCATGAGAGCCATGAAACTACCCTGGATACTGGCTGACATGATTTTTCTGGTATTCAGGTACCTTCAGGTCATTGGCGATGATTTCAAAAGAATGAAGGCATCCATGCAGGTCAGAGGATTTGACGGAAACAGATTTTCTCTGCAGACCTTAAGGACCATTGCCTGGCTGAGCGGCGGACTTCTGGTTCGAAGTTTTGAACGCTCAGACTGGATTTACCGGTCCATGCGCACCAGAGGCTACGGCAATAGAAAAGTTTCCAATCATGATTTCCAGGCCGGAAGAATTGACCTGATATCTTTGGCAGGTGTTATCCTGCTGGCCTCGGGTCTGGTTATTTTTCAATTATTACTGGGAAATTAA
- the cbiM gene encoding cobalt transporter CbiM has translation MHIPDGILPVPVTLGGYALTAGAVWFCLHKIKQKDDPREAIPRASLLTAVFFVASLIHFPVPPISVHLMLSGLLGALLGFFAIPAILIGLFFQAVMFGHGGLTTLGINTVIIGFPTLAAHFIFRLRNLGPTGLQKTGLYGFAAGASATGLSVVLFAVILLFTIPADLSRSVEQSAIMILMAAHIPMIIIEGLITAMTAVFLLRVSPKLLQGI, from the coding sequence ATGCACATTCCTGACGGCATTCTGCCTGTCCCGGTGACCCTTGGCGGGTACGCCCTGACTGCTGGCGCAGTCTGGTTCTGCCTGCATAAAATCAAACAGAAGGACGATCCCAGAGAGGCCATACCCAGGGCATCTCTACTCACTGCTGTTTTCTTTGTGGCCTCCCTTATTCACTTCCCTGTCCCCCCAATAAGCGTCCACCTGATGCTCAGCGGTCTTCTGGGCGCACTGCTGGGCTTCTTTGCCATTCCTGCCATCCTTATCGGTCTTTTTTTCCAGGCAGTCATGTTCGGCCACGGCGGACTGACAACCCTCGGGATCAACACTGTAATAATAGGTTTTCCCACCCTGGCGGCCCACTTTATTTTCCGGCTCAGAAACCTGGGCCCAACAGGGCTTCAAAAAACAGGACTGTACGGGTTCGCAGCCGGAGCATCCGCCACAGGGCTTTCAGTGGTTCTGTTCGCTGTGATCCTGCTTTTCACCATTCCAGCTGACCTGAGCCGTTCTGTGGAGCAGTCAGCCATCATGATCCTGATGGCGGCTCACATTCCCATGATCATAATTGAAGGGTTGATCACGGCAATGACAGCTGTATTCCTTTTAAGAGTCAGCCCAAAGCTTCTGCAGGGGATCTAG
- a CDS encoding class I SAM-dependent methyltransferase — translation MILLCSPSGSDPTNRSKADFFDAQANAPWANDHYTQVEMQKIEKVLASLPDLEGMTILEPGCGTGRLTRILASRVGSRGRILAVDISAKMIKNAKRNLQDLDNVLLSRAGLESIDLEPGQIDIAFCHQVFPHFDCKKTALKILTRSLKPGGLLVILHLIGLQKINDTHRKAGTAVAHDLMPGSRELKGMLTEHFFELEYMEDLEDLFFVLARKN, via the coding sequence ATGATTTTGCTTTGTAGCCCCAGTGGTTCAGACCCAACCAACAGATCCAAGGCTGATTTCTTTGATGCCCAGGCCAACGCTCCCTGGGCCAATGACCACTATACTCAAGTGGAGATGCAGAAGATAGAAAAGGTTCTGGCCAGTCTTCCTGACTTAGAGGGAATGACTATTCTGGAGCCAGGCTGCGGCACTGGTCGGCTGACCAGAATCCTGGCCTCAAGGGTGGGCAGCCGGGGTCGGATCCTGGCCGTGGACATCAGTGCTAAAATGATAAAAAATGCCAAAAGAAATCTCCAGGACCTGGACAATGTGCTCCTTTCCCGGGCAGGGCTTGAATCCATTGACCTTGAACCGGGACAAATCGACATTGCTTTCTGCCACCAGGTCTTTCCCCATTTTGACTGCAAAAAAACCGCCCTTAAAATCCTGACCAGGAGCCTCAAGCCGGGCGGACTTCTGGTGATTCTTCATCTAATAGGACTGCAAAAAATTAATGATACCCACCGAAAGGCAGGTACTGCTGTTGCCCACGACCTCATGCCAGGCAGCAGGGAATTGAAAGGGATGCTGACCGAGCACTTTTTTGAACTGGAATACATGGAAGACCTGGAAGATCTCTTTTTTGTCCTGGCCAGGAAAAACTGA
- a CDS encoding ABC transporter substrate-binding protein — MKKLLIISTIMYCLTLPFQASAREITVQDVTGRTITVPHDPKRIVCLAPGTLRLIVYLQAQDRVIAVENMEKINPRGRPYWLAHPDLHYLPIAGPGGPASINQKPNMEQIISLDPDVIFITYMEPALADEVQAVLGIPVIVLGYGPFATFDETVFDSLLLAGKILNKQQRAREVTDYIKASIDDLRQRAANSQIRETPGVYIGGIGYRGSQGLESTDQDYPPFEWLQARNLAGKIQALERSHIYTNLENLLKIDPEIIFIDGGGLRHTAQAFHKKPEIYKMLSSVKNKRTYVLHPYNWYLTNIDTALINGYAIGKIIYPHTFQGVDIKEQADEIYEFLVGKPVHREMEKDYGELGRMPAFLQ; from the coding sequence ATGAAAAAACTGCTGATCATTTCTACCATAATGTACTGCCTGACTTTGCCTTTTCAGGCCTCAGCCCGGGAAATAACTGTTCAGGATGTGACAGGACGGACCATCACCGTTCCCCATGATCCAAAACGAATAGTATGTCTTGCTCCAGGCACCCTGCGGCTCATTGTCTATCTCCAGGCCCAGGACAGGGTTATCGCAGTGGAAAACATGGAAAAAATAAACCCCAGGGGCCGACCCTACTGGCTGGCACACCCCGATCTTCATTACCTGCCCATTGCCGGACCAGGGGGGCCAGCCAGCATCAATCAGAAACCGAATATGGAGCAGATTATCAGCCTTGATCCGGATGTAATTTTCATCACCTACATGGAACCTGCTCTGGCAGATGAGGTTCAGGCGGTTCTGGGCATTCCGGTCATTGTTCTTGGGTATGGTCCATTTGCCACTTTTGATGAGACTGTATTTGATTCCCTTTTGCTGGCCGGAAAGATACTTAACAAGCAGCAAAGGGCCAGGGAAGTGACTGACTACATCAAAGCATCCATTGATGATTTAAGACAAAGAGCAGCCAATTCTCAAATTCGGGAAACTCCAGGGGTCTATATCGGCGGAATCGGCTACCGGGGTTCTCAGGGCCTGGAAAGCACTGACCAGGATTATCCGCCGTTTGAATGGCTTCAGGCCAGAAATCTGGCTGGAAAGATCCAGGCTCTGGAACGCAGCCATATCTATACCAATCTGGAAAACCTGCTCAAGATCGACCCTGAAATCATCTTCATTGACGGAGGCGGACTGCGGCATACAGCACAGGCCTTTCACAAAAAACCAGAAATATATAAGATGCTTAGTTCGGTCAAAAATAAAAGAACTTATGTTCTGCATCCATATAACTGGTACCTGACCAATATTGATACAGCCCTGATTAATGGCTATGCCATCGGAAAAATCATTTATCCTCATACTTTTCAAGGTGTTGATATCAAGGAACAGGCCGATGAAATATACGAATTTCTGGTGGGCAAGCCAGTGCACCGGGAAATGGAAAAAGACTATGGAGAGCTGGGTCGGATGCCTGCTTTTCTACAATAG
- a CDS encoding TonB-dependent receptor — protein MSEKPGLTGAILFWMICLIWAAFPAHAQEMEDIVVISTPIIDGIVVDSYGSTTTVVTEEQIRNLNAQDLGTALRRTPGVNISRHNQIGSHGGAEGGAVFIRGMGSSRPGAEIKTYIDGVPMYQGFWNHPLLDLLSIDTAQAIEVYKSPQPQYFGNAFGAINIVPKRKTEEGFKTNLHLAGGSYDTIIQRAEHAGKINRTDYYIGQSFKKSGGHRTKADGQLTNYFARIGTELGENWYISGLGLRTDNHAWDPGAKGADPIERDGKYGTESWLGSVKLEHDYDQARGSLQFYANNGEGQQLDRPDGSPDAIWKFKFHGIKAREELNLWPGGEILMGLDYDVFSAKDTRTDNKWDSPTHRITSPYLAINQLIGDESGFYAIPSAGLRYYDHNRFSSETAPHAGLILGYQNTQIHFGYSRGVLFPGVEVAHITRAWPDPDNWKDLKAETMDHYELGISHTWERVRADLTFFRDKGKNRYLVILPPPPPPTYANIGDYRTQGVEATVSYNPLNNLSLFAGLTLLDTDPSDLPYAPKRTFSAGLNWRFLKNFQLSLDGQYISEMHASPETRNTGNTRDRKVSSFYLLNGKLSYMFQVGSGKMDVELFVAGENLTDVNYEYKPDYPMPGINGMAGISVRF, from the coding sequence ATGTCAGAAAAACCGGGTTTAACAGGAGCAATTCTTTTCTGGATGATTTGTCTTATCTGGGCGGCCTTTCCAGCCCATGCCCAGGAAATGGAGGATATTGTCGTTATATCCACACCCATCATTGACGGCATTGTAGTGGATTCCTACGGCTCTACCACAACTGTGGTCACTGAAGAACAGATCAGAAACCTCAATGCCCAGGATCTGGGCACGGCTCTCAGACGCACTCCAGGGGTAAACATCTCCCGTCATAACCAGATCGGCTCACATGGAGGGGCTGAAGGTGGGGCTGTGTTTATCCGGGGCATGGGCTCCAGCCGTCCCGGGGCTGAGATCAAGACCTATATAGATGGTGTGCCCATGTATCAGGGCTTCTGGAACCATCCCCTGCTGGACCTTTTGTCCATTGATACGGCCCAGGCCATTGAAGTCTACAAGAGCCCCCAGCCTCAGTACTTTGGCAACGCCTTCGGGGCCATCAATATTGTTCCTAAAAGAAAGACCGAGGAAGGATTTAAGACCAACCTGCACCTGGCCGGGGGAAGCTATGATACCATTATCCAGCGCGCCGAGCATGCCGGAAAAATCAACAGAACTGATTACTATATCGGCCAGAGTTTTAAAAAGTCCGGCGGCCACAGGACCAAAGCCGATGGGCAGCTGACCAATTATTTTGCCCGGATAGGCACAGAGCTTGGAGAAAACTGGTATATCTCGGGACTGGGCCTGCGCACTGATAATCATGCCTGGGATCCTGGAGCCAAAGGGGCTGACCCCATTGAGCGGGATGGTAAATACGGAACTGAGTCCTGGCTGGGTTCGGTCAAGCTGGAGCATGATTATGATCAGGCCAGGGGAAGCTTGCAGTTTTATGCCAATAACGGAGAGGGACAACAGCTGGACAGGCCGGACGGAAGTCCTGATGCCATCTGGAAGTTTAAATTCCATGGCATAAAGGCCAGGGAGGAACTCAACCTGTGGCCTGGCGGTGAAATCCTTATGGGACTTGATTACGACGTCTTTTCAGCCAAAGATACCAGGACGGACAATAAATGGGACAGTCCTACCCACAGGATCACTTCGCCCTACCTGGCCATAAACCAGCTCATTGGCGATGAGTCAGGGTTTTATGCTATTCCTTCGGCCGGGCTCAGATACTACGACCATAACCGTTTTTCTTCGGAAACCGCTCCTCACGCCGGGTTAATCCTTGGTTATCAGAATACCCAGATCCATTTTGGTTATTCCCGGGGAGTGCTTTTTCCCGGAGTGGAGGTAGCCCATATCACCAGGGCCTGGCCTGATCCTGACAATTGGAAAGACCTTAAGGCTGAAACCATGGATCACTATGAACTGGGCATCAGCCATACATGGGAAAGAGTCCGGGCCGACCTTACTTTTTTCCGGGATAAAGGCAAGAACCGTTACCTGGTCATCCTTCCACCTCCTCCGCCACCGACCTACGCCAATATTGGAGACTACAGGACCCAGGGAGTTGAAGCAACTGTCAGCTACAATCCTCTAAACAATCTTTCATTGTTTGCAGGGTTGACCCTGCTTGATACTGATCCCAGCGATCTGCCTTATGCACCCAAAAGAACTTTCAGTGCAGGTCTTAACTGGAGATTCTTGAAGAACTTCCAGCTAAGTCTGGATGGTCAATACATCTCGGAAATGCATGCCAGCCCTGAAACCAGGAATACCGGAAACACCAGAGACAGAAAGGTCAGCAGTTTTTACCTGCTCAACGGTAAGCTCAGTTATATGTTTCAGGTCGGCTCCGGCAAAATGGACGTTGAGCTTTTTGTGGCCGGTGAAAACCTGACTGATGTCAATTATGAATACAAACCAGACTACCCCATGCCCGGAATCAACGGCATGGCAGGCATAAGTGTAAGATTCTAG
- a CDS encoding ExbD/TolR family protein — protein sequence MEFERIRHRHTHINIAPLVDMVFLLLLFFMLTYQAVADHGIEISLPKAESSTLQEKSEVEILVDAGGELYIEQSLIMMDDLPEILDALFVSKDQPLIIRADKQASVGILVNVMDAGRSSGFSRISVITEKH from the coding sequence ATGGAGTTTGAACGCATCAGGCACAGGCACACCCATATCAACATTGCCCCTCTGGTGGATATGGTCTTTCTGCTGCTTCTTTTTTTCATGCTGACCTATCAGGCTGTGGCTGACCACGGCATAGAAATCAGCCTGCCCAAGGCTGAAAGCTCCACTCTTCAGGAAAAAAGTGAAGTGGAAATCCTGGTGGATGCTGGTGGTGAACTGTACATCGAGCAGTCCCTGATCATGATGGATGATCTTCCGGAAATCCTTGACGCCCTGTTTGTCTCAAAAGACCAGCCCTTGATCATCCGGGCCGACAAACAGGCCAGCGTAGGAATACTTGTGAACGTAATGGATGCAGGCCGGTCATCCGGATTTTCCAGGATCAGCGTAATAACTGAGAAACATTAG
- a CDS encoding MotA/TolQ/ExbB proton channel family protein, giving the protein MADLFFKGGILMWPILACSITALAVILHKTMQYRSIMGQLNMSLKEVQQQRPPVLEPLISGLERHLGEKEIGIIGTRLIRRLERGLGTLSLISVISPLLGLTGTVLGMIKAFQSMAEVGTRVEPAILATGIWEALITTASGLLVAIAAHVAFHYLDSRMGEITLGMKEITLALSTKACEQEG; this is encoded by the coding sequence ATGGCTGATCTCTTTTTCAAAGGCGGAATTCTCATGTGGCCCATCCTGGCCTGCTCCATTACAGCCCTGGCCGTTATCCTGCACAAGACCATGCAGTACAGAAGCATCATGGGTCAATTGAACATGTCTTTGAAGGAAGTCCAGCAGCAAAGGCCGCCTGTGCTGGAACCGCTGATAAGTGGTCTGGAAAGACACCTGGGAGAAAAGGAAATTGGAATAATCGGCACCAGGTTGATCCGCAGGCTGGAGCGGGGTCTGGGGACCCTGTCTCTCATCTCAGTTATCAGCCCTCTTCTGGGGCTGACCGGAACAGTGCTGGGCATGATCAAGGCCTTTCAGTCCATGGCTGAAGTCGGAACCAGAGTTGAACCGGCCATCCTGGCCACAGGTATCTGGGAGGCTCTCATCACTACTGCCTCGGGCCTGCTGGTGGCCATAGCAGCTCATGTGGCCTTTCACTATCTGGACAGCCGCATGGGAGAAATAACCCTGGGCATGAAGGAAATCACCCTGGCCCTGAGCACTAAGGCCTGTGAGCAGGAAGGTTGA
- a CDS encoding FmdE family protein: MHCTLTPDQINKAIEFHGHECPGLWIGLRAAELCLNKLGHNDQSPITAVVETDMCGVDAIQVLTGCTLGKGNLIHKDLGKMAFSFYRRADGKSLRAVFQRRAMGEEGEEMRTLTKKIFSGQATDEEKSRAAKLKQKARERIFEAQLSELFTTKEPEESVPRPAKILDSLECSSCREHTMESRTRRFDGQVYCIPCFDRVEQKI; this comes from the coding sequence ATGCATTGCACTTTAACCCCTGACCAGATCAATAAAGCCATCGAGTTCCACGGCCATGAATGCCCAGGATTATGGATAGGCTTAAGAGCGGCAGAACTTTGTCTGAACAAGCTGGGGCACAACGACCAGAGTCCCATCACTGCAGTGGTGGAAACAGACATGTGCGGGGTGGACGCTATTCAGGTTCTAACCGGATGCACCCTTGGCAAGGGCAACCTGATTCATAAAGATTTGGGCAAAATGGCTTTTTCTTTTTATCGCAGAGCCGATGGCAAATCCCTGCGGGCTGTTTTCCAGCGTCGGGCCATGGGTGAAGAAGGCGAAGAAATGAGGACCCTGACCAAAAAAATATTTTCCGGCCAGGCTACGGATGAAGAAAAGTCCAGGGCGGCAAAGCTTAAGCAAAAAGCAAGGGAACGTATATTTGAAGCTCAATTAAGTGAACTTTTCACCACAAAAGAACCAGAAGAATCTGTTCCGCGTCCGGCCAAGATCCTGGACAGTCTGGAGTGCTCATCCTGCAGAGAACACACCATGGAATCCAGGACCAGACGCTTTGACGGCCAAGTATACTGCATACCCTGCTTTGATCGAGTAGAGCAGAAAATTTAA
- a CDS encoding DUF4198 domain-containing protein, with translation MLNIIRIIFVSTLFFMTFTGFVHAHHLWVETVDDGYAVRRGFLPDDVHNYNPAFATDIRMLDSNARKMTFQRIDGPQGVILKTEEKPEVVIVTCKWGDRVNTPEGKKFMSREGALAKGIHVESSFTSTQFSKTYFPPYKTWTRATGLPLEILPLEEFHHQKDNDLLTVKILFQNTALSDSMVRLRPGDVNIRTNKHGIAQIPISGKGPYTIIALHTVSADAHPDIDYRQFMSFIMFDLP, from the coding sequence ATGTTGAATATAATTAGAATAATATTTGTTTCCACACTATTTTTTATGACTTTTACAGGCTTTGTCCATGCTCATCACTTATGGGTTGAAACCGTTGATGATGGATACGCAGTCAGGCGTGGCTTTTTACCTGACGATGTTCACAACTATAATCCAGCCTTTGCAACTGACATCAGGATGCTTGACAGTAATGCCCGCAAGATGACTTTTCAAAGGATTGATGGTCCACAAGGGGTTATACTCAAAACAGAAGAAAAGCCTGAGGTTGTGATAGTCACCTGTAAGTGGGGAGACAGGGTAAACACTCCAGAAGGCAAAAAGTTCATGTCCAGAGAGGGAGCCTTGGCCAAAGGAATCCATGTGGAATCAAGCTTCACCTCAACCCAGTTCTCCAAGACTTATTTTCCGCCTTATAAAACCTGGACCAGAGCCACGGGACTGCCCCTTGAAATCCTCCCACTGGAAGAATTCCATCATCAAAAAGATAATGATCTTTTGACGGTCAAAATTCTTTTTCAGAACACTGCACTTTCAGACTCCATGGTCAGGCTCAGACCTGGTGATGTCAATATCAGAACCAATAAGCATGGAATCGCTCAAATTCCCATCAGCGGAAAAGGACCTTACACAATAATCGCCCTGCATACTGTTTCTGCTGATGCCCACCCAGACATTGATTACCGACAGTTCATGAGCTTTATTATGTTTGATCTGCCATAA